The following is a genomic window from Babesia bovis T2Bo chromosome 4 map unlocalized Chr4_1, whole genome shotgun sequence.
CATCAAACTACTCCATGTTGGAGGTGTATCGTGTTTGATAACCTCTTCAAAGTAGCTCGATGTTTCTACTGTCTTGGTGTATGCTGACATATAACTGTCTTTGTATACACCGTGGCCAATGCTCTCCTCGGTAGTACATCTACACTTCCTCTCCTTTTCATCTTTACACTTCCCCTTACAATTCGtgcaacaacacttgcagcatttgccttttTTGGCGCATTTGCACTTGTCAGAACCTGTACAGGCGCCACCATTGTTATCACACTGACACGCATCTCTATTAccactatcactacaccttgtacaccccCTGCCCAGGTGGTGTCCCTTATCGCCTTTTCCCGGCTTGGGCActtcccatttcatacacccacaagctgcacatgatatatcatccTGCTTTACCTCCTGTAGATACGTGCAGCCCTTGCCACCGTGTGGAGCACCATTGGGATCATTATTCTTATTGCCCTTGCACTTGTCACCTTTGCCATTAGTACACTTCTCTAacttactccacccaatgagtgcactgagtacctgtgccagctggtctatataggtccggaccacaGGGGTACCACTATGGCACTGCTAGATCACTACCCTGAATACCCTGCACTACTGTACTAAACTtgtaccaaaagtgctaccaaACTTGTATGAAACGTTTATTAAAGGTGTCACTAACTTTGCTACTATACCTTTATGGAACATTTGGTAGTCTTCTACTGAAAGTATTGCTATACTCTCACCTACAGGGACAGTACATGAACTATAAGTATCACTCCCAttggtgtatatgttactcAGGAATCAATTTGTTAGGCAGGTGCAGCACAACCGTTACCACTGCCACTATCAATGGTGTTTTCTAGTGAGCAGTCTGATATTGTCACGCATTATGGCATCTctataaatgaatcataATGATTGGACAAGGTAGCTCCGTGGCAACGTTGCTCGTAGGTTAACATGTCATTATGCTAATGTTGGTAATCTGGCTTAACATAAATGGAGACAAGGTTGGTTGATGGATCTACAATGGAATATGTTTCCATAATGGATAGTAACGTATCTCATGTGCCTATGATACTGTACTGGTATATGTAATCACACTATGTCATGGCCAAATGGAGGCTATATCACTTGGTGAGGTAGCAACTTGTCTATCATGTGATTCAGGTTATACAGATTGTGACACTCATGTCAAAGGAAGTATACAGATTGCCACAATTGACTTCGTGTTGGTTATGTTTACCTGAAAGATCACTGTCTAGTACTGCTTTGCACAACATCTGTAAGAGTAGTGATCTGATGACAAGCTGACAAAGAGAGCCacaataatattatatcacataCACAGCTATTATACAGTAGCATTAGAAGGTGCACCGAAGAGCAACGATTGATTCCCTGACATCTATAGTATACCTGGGGCACAACAACAGCTGAATCCAACAGTTAGGAATCTCACCATTTACTGACTATAACAAAATGGTATCCTTCAACACTCTTTCTAAGCTCTGTCTCGTGGTGGCATTTGGTCTGTCTACCACAGCCACTTCTACCGATGTAGCCCAGGAGAAACCCAAGAAGGAGTCTCTCTTAAGCAGATTCTTTGGTAAAAAAGAGGAAGCTAAGACTCAACCTGTGGATGTAAAAGAACCAACGAAAACAGATACTCAAGAGCATAATAATACAAGAGGTCTCTTCATGTACGATGTTGAATGGCTTCTGGAATCCAAGCCGGAAAACAGAGCTGCCTTACGTAAAGCATTACCAAGCGATATAGCAAAAGACGTTCCAGAGGACTGCAACAAGCGAATGTGGTCAGGACTAGAGGAATATATTTCTAAGTTTTTCAAATTTTATGCCATTGgatggtatctgttacctGAGCCGGAAAGTAGAGCAGCGCTACGTTATGTGTTGCCAAAGGATTTGGCTGCCAAAGTTCCAGAAGACTGTAATGTGCCAATAAAACCTGAAGTAGAGAAAGACATCAGAAAGTTATTCTCGGAAACTTTCCAAAAGCAAAGATTAAGACGTGAATGGAATACCGGTCACATGTTTTCATATGGTTAATCACAAATATTGTAATACCATCATGAAAACGAAGTCAACATAATGCCATACTCTATAGACCTCAGTAGCAGCTTACAttaatacatatttcatGGTTTATACGATTATCTGCTACActatattaataaatatCCTCAATTACTACGCAGTACCTATACATAGCATAACGTTACTAACACTATCATCCATTCCACCCCAAACAACCCTTTACCGCTACGTTAACAAAACTAGTCATTAGCACATATAGACTACTCTGTTATGACCCAGTATGGTACAGCATACTAACCAGGGTATCCATAATGTCCCATGGAAGTGACTTTGTTATAGAGTACTATACAACAGTGATATTCAGTGTTAGTACTACAATATGCTTCCCCTAGAGTATACATCACCCTCTCCACTAGTacatatcactacctctaccaggatatccacagtGATCACTCAAGGATTCCTGGAAGTGAATAATTGAATACATTCTGAGTGGAACATGTCTTGTTATAGACACAGATCAGTGCTTATCATGTGCCAAACCTAGATACCCACCCCCTATCCAGTGCCCCATCATTGGTGGGTTGCCCTAGCATCCTaaaaaccccaccagggtaacaccaacatatatagtgccCCCACTAAACAGGCCTTTGTGAGGGGGAAGGTGTATATAAGTACTGTGAGGATTGGTGGAGATGTTGGTGAGAATTTAGGAGCAACTGTAGTGGACTTATATTAGAAAATTTTATGGAAGATCAATAGCAAAGTTACTCAATGTTTCATACAAgtttagtggcacttttgctgaaagtttagtataaaagtagtagctgttcAGGGTAGCCACAGTAGggtaccgaggtcataagggcactgatagaccagttggcacagggactacagaagtgggttgggtggcaggaagGGGATACGTGTTGTCTGAAGGGAAAAGGAGGGGCAGAAAGTAAGGGTATAGGAAAGACGTGTgagtgtagtagtactggtggtggtaccgGGTGTTGTTCCGGTGCTAGAGGTACTACTTGTCATGACTGTGGCAAGTGTGGTACAGTTGCCAAGGGTGCCGGTACAAAGTGCTACCTTTCGGCCTATTGCAAACCCACTAGTGCTCCTCCTCCCACTGGAGACTACTACTGGCCCACCATCTCCACTGACTCCactaaggtccacctcctggcccgtattttcctagggtcagtatgtctcatctggagtggactcagtcagttgggaTGGTTGACCAAGGGTGGgagtggtagtggcaatgAGACGAGGTGGAAGGAAGGAATGTTAAGTAAAGAGGGTGAtggtctcggctcattcatggcggccatgggctataacctggagaggttgaatcagggtCAaggtaagtactgcctagggtagtGATGCTATTAATGCATGTAAGGAGATCAGCAGTTTATTGCTTGTGATGGCAATTATGTGATACTATAGAGTACTACTACAGTACTACCCTATACACCACCACTCTACACCACCGCCCTCCAAACTACCACCACCCGACAAAATACCTCTACACTTCTCCCCCTTTACTATACCATACAAATACAGCCAATTCCCCACACCCTGTGCGGGGTGTCTGCCCCTAGGGAGCCTTCCTAAAGGTGTCTCCAGGTTACGGCACTTGGGCTAACCAGATCACTACAGTTGGGTACCaccctagtactaccatggaatcccagAATTGCATAAGAAAATTGCTGCCACCGGGTGTTACACGGTAGATTCCTATCACATGATGGAAACTAATACTTGTACTACTATAGTACTAGTACTTCTATGGATATCCCTATGCCTTCAGGCACTGGCTTCGTTGGTTGCCCCTATTCGCGAATACACAACTACTCTAGTGCTAcctactaccactacactATCCACTGTACTGCTAGCATTATGTCTATGGCAATGTAAGAAGGCAGGGTACCTTGTATCCCCAATGACCTGGTACCACTGGGCGCTACTGATACTGCTAGTACTATTACAAGTAATGGCAGTGGTATTGGAGCAAGAGATTTGGGGTATCGGGAAAGCTACATCTGCCGATTCGACATATCCCATTTATGGTATCGCGGTTCTACTATGGGCCATACTGGGTTGTACCCTATTCTGTGGATGGAAGTGTAACCTGTTCTGTAGACCATGCTGTAAAAGTCAGTATATTTGCTATGGTAGTgcagtagtggtagtactagtggtACTCACAGTATTGGCAGTGACAGCGTTACTTGCAAAGCACGGCAGTGGCGATGGTTTAGGCGTTTTCCCTTTTTTCGGTACTCTAGGACAGACCGAAAAAGACATCATTCAATACCTCGGTAACTTGGTGGTACCAATTATCCAGTGCCATACCATGGCATTTCTATGGACTACTCTACTGAAGTTACCATATACAGTTCCAGAGGTGGTAGCACTGATAGCTTCTGCACTGGCAGTGGCCTCTATGGTAGCAttggcagtactgggtGGTACCACTCTCGGTGGAGTACAACTCAGTTCTAAAGGATACCCCTTCCTAGCAGTACATCTAGTAGCCCTTGTCACCGCCTTATACTGCTTGGAGTGTAAGGCAACATTTTGTTATCCCAAGCAATACCTCTGCTTAGGGTTACTTGCAGTGGTGCTTCTGCTAGCTttggtagtggtagtggtagtgcATGTCGACAGTCAGCGCAGAGGAAAAGATGCTGCGGAATACACCCTTCTGGGCTACTCACTACTACTGATGATACCGACACtgtggtatgcataccgatGTGGTCTACTTACATGGTGTCTCCCCAAGAAAAAGGCTCTCAAGGATACTGACACTGCTGAGAACACGGCAGCAGAtactgatatcgcaaaagaATCTTAGTAGTAAATGTGACCACAGTACAACCCTGTGACATTTAATGGCCCAACTTTGGCTAGCCCAATATGAAATGGAACAGTCACTGTGGATGGCTAATATCTAATAGGTATACTATAGATATCGCTATTTAGAAAATACATACGTTGTGCAATGGAGCACTAGTGTAGATACTACTAGTAGATACCACTATTCCTTATCAGTACTCTACCATTACCACTCCAATCCACATCACTATCCACTCTACTCCACTGAtccaccactactaccCTACCATCGTCACCATGCTGGTCTACCCAGTCCTGGTGCTAGCCCTAGGTGCCCTATGGCCGCTGGACTGGACACCTACTAGACTGGACTCACTGAGCCCAGTGACTGGCCACTACCACGATACTACATGGGCCATGGCAGAGAAGGTGACTCAAGGTGATGATCCTGGcgaggaagtagtggtagtggaggGTACTACTAGTGATGAAGTGGCAAAGAACAAGGAGAGTCCAAAGGGGTGGTTCTCCAGTTGGGGAACGGATGGAATATTACTGGTGGTTTTGTTGGTAGCATTAGGGAGTGCATTTTTGGGTGTGG
Proteins encoded in this region:
- a CDS encoding variant erythrocyte surface antigen-1 alpha subunit → MFHKGIVANGTPVVRTYIDQLAQVLSALIGWSKLEKCTNGKGDKCKGNKNNDPNGAPHGGKGCTYLQEVKQDDISCAACGCMKWEVPKPGKGDKGHHLGRGCTRCSDSGNRDACQCDNNGGACTGSDKCKCAKKGKCCKCCCTNCKGKCKDEKERKCRCTTEESIGHGVYKDSYMSAYTKTVETSSYFEEVIKHDTPPTWSSLMNDPNRFTSNGTPSKRRQHCARIFLGSVCLIWSGLSQLGWLTKGGSGSGNETRWKEGMLSKEGDGLGSFMAAMGYNLERLNQGQGKYCLG
- a CDS encoding SmORF protein (Small Open Reading Frame (SmORF)); protein product: MVSFNTLSKLCLVVAFGLSTTATSTDVAQEKPKKESLLSRFFGKKEEAKTQPVDVKEPTKTDTQEHNNTRGLFMYDVEWLLESKPENRAALRKALPSDIAKDVPEDCNKRMWSGLEEYISKFFKFYAIGWYLLPEPESRAALRYVLPKDLAAKVPEDCNVPIKPEVEKDIRKLFSETFQKQRLRREWNTGHMFSYG
- a CDS encoding putative integral membrane protein; its protein translation is MMETNTCTTIVLVLLWISLCLQALASLVAPIREYTTTLVLPTTTTLSTVLLALCLWQCKKAGYLVSPMTWYHWALLILLVLLQVMAVVLEQEIWGIGKATSADSTYPIYGIAVLLWAILGCTLFCGWKCNLFCRPCCKSQYICYGSAVVVVLVVLTVLAVTALLAKHGSGDGLGVFPFFGTLGQTEKDIIQYLGNLVVPIIQCHTMAFLWTTLLKLPYTVPEVVALIASALAVASMVALAVLGGTTLGGVQLSSKGYPFLAVHLVALVTALYCLECKATFCYPKQYLCLGLLAVVLLLALVVVVVVHVDSQRRGKDAAEYTLLGYSLLLMIPTLWYAYRCGLLTWCLPKKKALKDTDTAENTAADTDIAKES
- a CDS encoding putative integral membrane protein, with protein sequence MLVYPVLVLALGALWPLDWTPTRLDSLSPVTGHYHDTTWAMAEKVTQGDDPGEEVVVVEGTTSDEVAKNKESPKGWFSSWGTDGILLVVLLVALGSAFLGVVASGLVIGNKADIWWTAGALLLLIVVIIVYNRKMLMKKIFCTGSSGNSLRKMTPKNLD